The following proteins come from a genomic window of Plectropomus leopardus isolate mb chromosome 11, YSFRI_Pleo_2.0, whole genome shotgun sequence:
- the znf710a gene encoding zinc finger protein 710a isoform X2 has translation MTEGHVDVGTQTEPVVVLSLAQAAVLGLISQNEIFGATIAPNGFYTGEPRECPPPPPEAMEYEYADQLIGANGDYLAEPAGEPEPQPHCSERRRPGPRGRTKRPRSEEGHPHRVASPQAQVKGERLDSDSPPSCIHMNSRRSPGKSEDPVTQQGSLKEEQACGNCPSCVRDTPRPQTDGQPEQEEENTAREREKKEEELVVEEEEEEEEALNLKTSGDNGSPLENRYYESNEVAYESADMAMPGEYEENGQAMLWSDPEGLARRMQIDRLDINVQIDESYCVDVGEGLKRWKCRMCEKSYTSKYNLVTHILGHNGIKPHECLHCGKLFKQPSHLQTHLLTHQGTRPHKCTVCEKAFTQTSHLKRHMLQHSDVKPYSCRFCGRGFAYPSELRTHENKHENGQCHVCTQCGLEFPTYAHLKRHLASHQGPTTYQCTECHKSFAYRSQLQNHLMKHQNVRPYVCPECGMEFVQIHHLRQHALTHKGMKEFKCDVCAREFTLSANLKRHMLIHASVRPFQCHVCFKTFVQKQTLKTHMIVHLPVKPFKCKVCGKSFNRMYNLLGHMHLHAGSKPFKCPYCTSKFNLKGNLSRHMKVKHGIMDTTVDGQEPPQDTESQEDYEEESFEFSERENRANNNNTPDIAKLSQMEYYGTYGKGAGRFSTA, from the exons ATGACTGAGGGCCACGTGGACGTGGGCACACAGACAGAGCCCGTGGTGGTGCTATCTCTGGCTCAGGCTGCCGTTCTCGGCCTCATCTCCCAGAATGAAATCTTCGGGGCCACAATTGCTCCTAATGGCTTTTACACGGGGGAGCCCAGAGAGTGTCCGCCTCCTCCACCTGAGGCTATGGAATATGAGTACGCTGATCAGCTAATAGGAGCCAACGGGGACTACCTGGCTGAGCCTGCTGGGGAGCCGGAGCCCCAGCCCCACTGCAGTGAGAGAAGGCGGCCCGGGCCCCGTGGGAGGACCAAGAGACCCCGGAGTGAGGAGGGTCACCCACACAGAGTAGCAAGCCCACAGGCTCAGGTTAAAGGCGAACGGCTTGACTCTGATTCGCCTCCTTCCTGCATTCACATGAACAGCAGGAGAAGTCCCGGCAAGTCAGAGGATCCAGTCACTCAACAAGGTTCTCTGAAAGAGGAGCAGGCCTGCGGAAACTGTCCCTCATGTGTGAGAGACACACCCAGGCCACAAACAGATGGACAGCCagaacaggaagaagaaaacacagcgagagaaagagagaagaaggaagaagagttggtggtggaggaagaagaagaagaggaggaggcgcTAAACCTCAAGACCAGTGGTGACAATGGTAGTCCTCTGGAGAACCGCTATTATGAGTCCAATGAGGTGGCCTACGAGTCCGCTGATATGGCCATGCCAGGAGAGTATGAGGAGAACGGTCAGGCCATGCTTTGGTCTGATCCCGAGGGCCTCGCTAGACGAATGCAGATCGACCGTCTGGACATCAACGTACAGATTGACGAGTCCTACTGTGTAGATGTCGGTGAGGGTCTGAAACGCTGGAAGTGCCGCATGTGTGAGAAGTCATACACATCCAAATATAACCTGGTCACTCATATTCTGGGCCATAATGGAATTAAGCCCCATGAATGTCTACACTGTGGAAAGCTCTTCAAGCAGCCGAGCCACCTCCAGACTCACCTGCTCACGCACCAGGGCACCAGACCTCACAAGTGCACTGTTTGTGAGAAGGCCTTCACGCAGACCAGCCACCTCAAGAGGCATATGCTGCAGCATTCTGACGTCAAGCCCTACAGCTGCCGCTTCTGTGGCCGCGGCTTCGCCTACCCCAGCGAGCTGAGGACCCATGAGAACAAACACGAGAATGGCCAGTGCCACGTCTGCACCCAGTGTGGCCTCGAGTTCCCGACCTATGCGCACCTGAAACGCCACCTGGCCAGCCACCAGGGTCCAACCACATACCAGTGCACCGAGTGCCACAAGTCTTTTGCGTATCGCAGCCAGCTGCAGAACCACCTGATGAAGCACCAGAACGTGAGGCCCTACGTTTGCCCCGAATGCGGCATGGAGTTTGTGCAGATCCACCACCTCCGACAGCACGCGCTCACTCACAAG ggcATGAAAGAATTCAAGTGTGATGTCTGCGCCAGAGAGTTCACACTGTCTGCCAACCTGAAGAGACACATGTTGATCCATGCCAGCGTGAGGCCCTTCCAGTGCCACGTCTGCTTCAAGACCTTCGTCCAGAAGCAGACGCTGAAAACGCACATGATTGTCCACTTGCCGGTCAAGCCTTTCAAATGCAAG GTGTGCGGAAAGTCTTTTAACAGAATGTACAACCTCCTCGGCCACATGCACCTCCACGCCGGCAGCAAGCCCTTCAAGTGCCCTTACTGCACCAGCAAGTTCAACCTGAAGGGCAACCTCAGCCGACACATGAAGGTCAAACACGGCATCATGGACACCACAGTAGACGGACAAG AACCCCCCCAAGACACAGAAAGCCAGGAGGACTACGAGGAGGAGAGCTTTGAATTCAGCGAGCGAGAAAACCgagctaacaacaacaacacaccagACATTGCCAAACTATCTCAAATGGAGTATTACGGCACCTATGGGAAGGGCGCAGGGCGCTTTAGCACTGCATGA
- the znf710a gene encoding zinc finger protein 710a isoform X1, which translates to MTEGHVDVGTQTEPVVVLSLAQAAVLGLISQNEIFGATIAPNGFYTGEPRECPPPPPEAMEYEYADQLIGANGDYLAEPAGEPEPQPHCSERRRPGPRGRTKRPRSEEGHPHRVASPQAQVKGERLDSDSPPSCIHMNSRRSPGKSEDPVTQQGSLKEEQACGNCPSCVRDTPRPQTDGQPEQEEENTAREREKKEEELVVEEEEEEEEALNLKTSGDNGSPLENRYYESNEVAYESADMAMPGEYEENGQAMLWSDPEGLARRMQIDRLDINVQIDESYCVDVGEGLKRWKCRMCEKSYTSKYNLVTHILGHNGIKPHECLHCGKLFKQPSHLQTHLLTHQGTRPHKCTVCEKAFTQTSHLKRHMLQHSDVKPYSCRFCGRGFAYPSELRTHENKHENGQCHVCTQCGLEFPTYAHLKRHLASHQGPTTYQCTECHKSFAYRSQLQNHLMKHQNVRPYVCPECGMEFVQIHHLRQHALTHKVLAAHTLALKGMKEFKCDVCAREFTLSANLKRHMLIHASVRPFQCHVCFKTFVQKQTLKTHMIVHLPVKPFKCKVCGKSFNRMYNLLGHMHLHAGSKPFKCPYCTSKFNLKGNLSRHMKVKHGIMDTTVDGQEPPQDTESQEDYEEESFEFSERENRANNNNTPDIAKLSQMEYYGTYGKGAGRFSTA; encoded by the exons ATGACTGAGGGCCACGTGGACGTGGGCACACAGACAGAGCCCGTGGTGGTGCTATCTCTGGCTCAGGCTGCCGTTCTCGGCCTCATCTCCCAGAATGAAATCTTCGGGGCCACAATTGCTCCTAATGGCTTTTACACGGGGGAGCCCAGAGAGTGTCCGCCTCCTCCACCTGAGGCTATGGAATATGAGTACGCTGATCAGCTAATAGGAGCCAACGGGGACTACCTGGCTGAGCCTGCTGGGGAGCCGGAGCCCCAGCCCCACTGCAGTGAGAGAAGGCGGCCCGGGCCCCGTGGGAGGACCAAGAGACCCCGGAGTGAGGAGGGTCACCCACACAGAGTAGCAAGCCCACAGGCTCAGGTTAAAGGCGAACGGCTTGACTCTGATTCGCCTCCTTCCTGCATTCACATGAACAGCAGGAGAAGTCCCGGCAAGTCAGAGGATCCAGTCACTCAACAAGGTTCTCTGAAAGAGGAGCAGGCCTGCGGAAACTGTCCCTCATGTGTGAGAGACACACCCAGGCCACAAACAGATGGACAGCCagaacaggaagaagaaaacacagcgagagaaagagagaagaaggaagaagagttggtggtggaggaagaagaagaagaggaggaggcgcTAAACCTCAAGACCAGTGGTGACAATGGTAGTCCTCTGGAGAACCGCTATTATGAGTCCAATGAGGTGGCCTACGAGTCCGCTGATATGGCCATGCCAGGAGAGTATGAGGAGAACGGTCAGGCCATGCTTTGGTCTGATCCCGAGGGCCTCGCTAGACGAATGCAGATCGACCGTCTGGACATCAACGTACAGATTGACGAGTCCTACTGTGTAGATGTCGGTGAGGGTCTGAAACGCTGGAAGTGCCGCATGTGTGAGAAGTCATACACATCCAAATATAACCTGGTCACTCATATTCTGGGCCATAATGGAATTAAGCCCCATGAATGTCTACACTGTGGAAAGCTCTTCAAGCAGCCGAGCCACCTCCAGACTCACCTGCTCACGCACCAGGGCACCAGACCTCACAAGTGCACTGTTTGTGAGAAGGCCTTCACGCAGACCAGCCACCTCAAGAGGCATATGCTGCAGCATTCTGACGTCAAGCCCTACAGCTGCCGCTTCTGTGGCCGCGGCTTCGCCTACCCCAGCGAGCTGAGGACCCATGAGAACAAACACGAGAATGGCCAGTGCCACGTCTGCACCCAGTGTGGCCTCGAGTTCCCGACCTATGCGCACCTGAAACGCCACCTGGCCAGCCACCAGGGTCCAACCACATACCAGTGCACCGAGTGCCACAAGTCTTTTGCGTATCGCAGCCAGCTGCAGAACCACCTGATGAAGCACCAGAACGTGAGGCCCTACGTTTGCCCCGAATGCGGCATGGAGTTTGTGCAGATCCACCACCTCCGACAGCACGCGCTCACTCACAAGGTATTGGCAGCGCACACCCTAGCACTAAAG ggcATGAAAGAATTCAAGTGTGATGTCTGCGCCAGAGAGTTCACACTGTCTGCCAACCTGAAGAGACACATGTTGATCCATGCCAGCGTGAGGCCCTTCCAGTGCCACGTCTGCTTCAAGACCTTCGTCCAGAAGCAGACGCTGAAAACGCACATGATTGTCCACTTGCCGGTCAAGCCTTTCAAATGCAAG GTGTGCGGAAAGTCTTTTAACAGAATGTACAACCTCCTCGGCCACATGCACCTCCACGCCGGCAGCAAGCCCTTCAAGTGCCCTTACTGCACCAGCAAGTTCAACCTGAAGGGCAACCTCAGCCGACACATGAAGGTCAAACACGGCATCATGGACACCACAGTAGACGGACAAG AACCCCCCCAAGACACAGAAAGCCAGGAGGACTACGAGGAGGAGAGCTTTGAATTCAGCGAGCGAGAAAACCgagctaacaacaacaacacaccagACATTGCCAAACTATCTCAAATGGAGTATTACGGCACCTATGGGAAGGGCGCAGGGCGCTTTAGCACTGCATGA